The following are encoded together in the Tepidiforma bonchosmolovskayae genome:
- a CDS encoding S8 family serine peptidase, producing MRRRWFAILLAVAGISGAAGAAGSSPAPAGADPAQPPAAYIAVQFDTALRAQARQEWMPPPTLAEQGFASIPVPPGRDPAEFAAEISRAPNVVSAVPDAPVRAAEIPNDPYYLGSGSGPNQAQYLAAIGAPAAWDLHTGSREVIVAVIDSGLDVRHPEFAGQLWENPVDNGSDGIDRDGNGCINDRYGCRFINLTQVNAAMCGYTSSTPTGAILDDMPSSHGTLVAGIIGAAGDNGIGVTGVAWKVRLLTVKALDCRGEGFMTRIAEAIVYAVRQGARVINISIASDPPHTQADIPALRAALQLAQDSGVIVVAAAGNHAAGQPAGVAYPAAYTQYPNLIAVGAANNLDGMTWASYSNYGPAIDFAAPGNRLLSTTRTDVGLSNPYAEIGEPNGGFQGGTSFATPLVSGMFALLISRNTRLSADDYIAAARAAATPAPPAPHGQNWAGSGIINIGGAVARIPLSLTGVPQHDWRDVPGGTVIEARVGTAVCGSTTAIAAGPVSTFTVKVKSAAEQPGCGAPGATVELVIGGLAAKPTVTWGGRNTDLGVAGLFVSSVSPPPGSVVVQTIGSGWSNLAHLEATGPLPGAASTLPLPWNAIYRWDPLKWAFSEAEGVLGAYRRFIRGAPGAVSDYPVIQQYDAYWVDAPAANVASLNPNPAPGRTIQLAAGWNNITYTGQSRAVADALSSIAGKYTQVLQYDNASGRWLSYLPGQPRYLNDFGGLFTLRVYWVYMKEPGTLVMQ from the coding sequence GTGCGACGACGCTGGTTTGCCATTCTCCTGGCAGTAGCGGGGATCAGCGGCGCAGCGGGAGCGGCGGGCAGCAGCCCGGCGCCTGCGGGGGCCGACCCGGCGCAGCCCCCGGCGGCCTACATCGCGGTGCAGTTCGATACAGCCCTCCGCGCCCAGGCCCGCCAGGAGTGGATGCCGCCGCCCACCCTCGCGGAGCAGGGCTTCGCCTCCATCCCCGTGCCGCCCGGCCGCGACCCCGCGGAGTTCGCCGCCGAGATCTCCCGCGCACCCAACGTTGTGAGCGCCGTGCCCGATGCCCCGGTGCGGGCGGCGGAAATCCCGAACGACCCGTACTACCTCGGCTCCGGCAGCGGGCCGAACCAGGCGCAGTACCTCGCCGCCATCGGGGCGCCTGCCGCGTGGGACCTCCACACCGGCTCGCGCGAGGTCATCGTGGCCGTGATTGATTCCGGGCTCGACGTGCGCCACCCCGAGTTCGCGGGCCAGCTCTGGGAGAACCCGGTCGACAACGGGAGCGACGGCATCGACCGCGACGGCAACGGCTGCATCAACGACCGGTACGGCTGCCGCTTCATCAACCTGACGCAGGTGAACGCCGCGATGTGCGGCTACACCAGCTCGACGCCGACGGGCGCCATCCTCGACGACATGCCGAGCAGCCACGGCACGCTGGTGGCCGGCATCATCGGCGCAGCGGGCGATAACGGCATCGGCGTGACCGGCGTCGCCTGGAAGGTGCGGCTGCTGACGGTCAAGGCGCTCGACTGCCGCGGCGAAGGGTTCATGACGCGCATCGCCGAGGCGATCGTCTATGCCGTGCGGCAGGGGGCGCGCGTCATCAACATCAGCATCGCCTCCGACCCGCCCCACACCCAGGCCGATATCCCCGCCCTGCGGGCAGCCCTCCAGCTCGCCCAGGACAGCGGGGTCATCGTGGTGGCGGCGGCCGGCAACCATGCGGCAGGGCAGCCGGCCGGGGTGGCGTATCCCGCGGCCTACACCCAGTATCCGAACCTGATCGCGGTCGGCGCGGCGAACAACCTGGACGGCATGACCTGGGCGAGCTACAGCAACTACGGCCCGGCGATCGACTTCGCCGCCCCCGGCAACCGGCTGCTCTCGACCACCCGCACCGATGTCGGGCTCTCGAACCCGTACGCCGAGATCGGCGAGCCGAACGGCGGCTTCCAGGGCGGCACCAGCTTCGCGACGCCGCTGGTGAGCGGCATGTTCGCCCTCCTCATCTCCCGCAACACCAGGCTGAGCGCCGATGACTACATCGCCGCGGCCCGGGCTGCGGCCACGCCGGCGCCGCCCGCGCCCCACGGCCAGAACTGGGCCGGCAGCGGCATCATCAATATCGGCGGGGCCGTCGCCCGCATCCCGCTCTCGTTGACGGGCGTGCCCCAGCACGACTGGCGCGACGTCCCCGGCGGGACGGTTATCGAGGCGCGGGTGGGCACAGCGGTCTGCGGTTCGACCACGGCGATCGCGGCGGGGCCGGTTTCGACCTTCACCGTCAAGGTGAAGAGCGCCGCCGAGCAGCCGGGCTGCGGCGCCCCGGGCGCGACGGTCGAACTGGTCATCGGCGGGCTGGCCGCGAAGCCGACCGTCACCTGGGGCGGGCGGAACACCGACCTCGGCGTGGCCGGCCTGTTCGTGAGCAGCGTCTCGCCGCCGCCGGGGTCGGTGGTGGTGCAGACCATCGGCAGCGGCTGGTCGAACCTCGCGCACCTCGAGGCGACGGGCCCCCTGCCGGGCGCGGCCTCGACCCTGCCGCTGCCGTGGAACGCCATCTACCGGTGGGACCCGCTGAAGTGGGCGTTCAGCGAGGCCGAGGGAGTGCTCGGCGCCTACCGGCGGTTCATCCGCGGAGCGCCGGGGGCCGTGAGCGATTACCCGGTCATCCAGCAGTACGACGCCTACTGGGTTGATGCCCCGGCGGCGAACGTTGCCTCGCTCAACCCGAACCCCGCGCCCGGGCGGACCATCCAGCTGGCGGCGGGCTGGAACAACATCACCTACACCGGGCAGTCCCGGGCCGTGGCTGACGCCCTCTCGAGTATCGCCGGGAAGTACACGCAGGTTTTGCAGTACGACAACGCCAGCGGCCGCTGGCTGAGCTACCTCCCGGGCCAGCCGCGCTACCTGAACGATTTCGGCGGCCTCTTCACCCTCCGGGTCTACTGGGTCTACATGAAGGAGCCCGGCACGCTCGTGATGCAGTAG
- a CDS encoding portal protein has translation MPYQLPLPDVPLPLQLRQLDHDRMARYRENLAFYQGRHWTGRGRRGERRLTFNYARAIVDKVTGYLLAGAAVQVVGDDSPAGIERARAAEQALRRVEAANGLSQLDFETELDCAILGDGAYRVAWDAAAGEVRVTAPDVQGLFAWRDPGDPARLTGVAHRYRAGDEELVEWWSAETFELWRGSELAERLPNPYGFIPYVIFPNLREPKEPWGASDLPPVMEANRELNRAFSQLSQVLELSGNPIAVLEGVTGSEDITVEPGAIWEVPEDARAYLLDLLQGGGVALHTAYIDLLYRVIHDLGESPRTAFGHNPQGLSGVALNMELDPIARKVERKRRIRTAVYERRAWMVLQLLARFAGLEVEGLRPVMQWGPVLPADRSRQVQDARALVEAGIISRRTAAASLGIDDPELERALVREEAG, from the coding sequence GTGCCGTACCAGCTTCCCCTGCCCGATGTCCCGCTGCCGCTGCAGCTCCGCCAGCTCGACCACGACCGGATGGCCCGGTACCGCGAGAACCTGGCCTTCTACCAGGGCCGCCACTGGACCGGCCGGGGACGCCGCGGCGAGCGACGCCTCACCTTCAACTACGCCCGCGCCATCGTCGATAAGGTCACCGGCTACCTCCTGGCCGGCGCCGCTGTCCAGGTCGTCGGCGACGATTCCCCGGCCGGCATCGAGCGGGCCCGCGCGGCCGAGCAGGCCCTCCGGAGGGTGGAAGCGGCCAACGGGCTGAGCCAGCTCGACTTCGAGACCGAGCTCGATTGCGCCATCCTCGGCGACGGCGCCTACCGGGTCGCCTGGGACGCCGCGGCCGGCGAGGTGCGGGTCACCGCGCCCGATGTCCAGGGCCTCTTCGCCTGGCGCGACCCCGGCGACCCTGCCCGGCTCACGGGCGTCGCCCACCGCTACCGCGCCGGCGATGAGGAGCTGGTCGAATGGTGGTCGGCAGAAACGTTCGAACTCTGGCGGGGGTCGGAGCTGGCCGAGCGGCTGCCGAACCCGTACGGCTTCATCCCCTACGTCATCTTCCCGAACCTGCGGGAGCCGAAGGAGCCCTGGGGCGCCAGCGACCTCCCGCCCGTGATGGAGGCGAACCGGGAGCTGAACCGCGCCTTCAGCCAGCTCAGCCAGGTGCTCGAACTCTCGGGCAACCCGATCGCCGTGCTCGAAGGCGTCACCGGCTCGGAGGACATCACCGTCGAGCCGGGCGCCATCTGGGAGGTGCCCGAGGATGCGCGGGCCTACCTGCTCGACCTTCTCCAGGGCGGAGGGGTCGCCCTCCACACGGCCTACATCGACCTGCTCTACCGGGTCATCCACGACCTCGGCGAGTCGCCGCGCACGGCCTTCGGGCACAATCCGCAGGGGTTAAGCGGCGTGGCGCTGAACATGGAGCTCGACCCAATTGCACGGAAGGTGGAGCGGAAGCGGCGGATCCGCACGGCGGTCTACGAACGGCGGGCGTGGATGGTGCTGCAGCTGCTGGCGCGGTTCGCCGGGCTGGAGGTGGAGGGGCTGCGGCCGGTGATGCAGTGGGGGCCGGTGCTGCCGGCCGACCGTTCGCGGCAGGTGCAGGATGCCCGGGCGCTCGTGGAGGCCGGGATCATCTCCCGGCGGACGGCCGCGGCGAGCCTCGGCATCGACGACCCCGAGCTCGAGCGTGCCCTCGTCCGCGAGGAGGCCGGCTGA
- the fsa gene encoding fructose-6-phosphate aldolase — MQLFLDTASIDEVRAAARYGVISGVTTNPSLLAKEGGVSYRQRIQEIAAVIDGPISAECISRTADELVAEARELASWHPNVVVKIPIDAEGLEAIHRCSREGIRVNVTLIFSANQALLAALAGAAYLSPFVGRLDDVGHDGMELVRQCVEIVETHGLKARVLAASLRHPLHVTQAALAGAHIATIPPSLLPQMLKHPLTDAGIERFLDDARKAGLLKA, encoded by the coding sequence ATGCAGCTCTTCCTCGATACCGCCTCCATCGACGAGGTCCGCGCCGCCGCCCGCTACGGCGTCATCAGCGGCGTGACCACCAACCCCAGCCTGCTCGCGAAGGAGGGCGGCGTCAGCTACCGCCAGCGCATCCAGGAGATTGCGGCGGTCATCGATGGTCCCATCTCGGCGGAGTGCATTTCGCGCACGGCGGACGAGCTGGTCGCCGAGGCGCGCGAGCTCGCCAGCTGGCACCCGAACGTGGTGGTGAAGATCCCGATCGACGCCGAAGGGCTCGAGGCGATTCACCGCTGCAGCAGGGAAGGCATCCGGGTCAACGTGACGCTCATCTTCTCGGCGAACCAGGCGCTCCTCGCGGCGCTCGCCGGGGCGGCCTACCTCTCGCCGTTCGTGGGCCGGCTCGACGATGTCGGCCACGACGGGATGGAGCTGGTGCGCCAGTGCGTCGAGATCGTCGAGACGCACGGGCTGAAGGCGCGGGTGCTGGCGGCGAGCCTCCGCCACCCGCTGCACGTGACGCAGGCAGCGCTGGCCGGCGCCCACATCGCAACCATCCCGCCGTCGCTCCTCCCGCAGATGCTGAAGCACCCGCTCACGGACGCCGGGATCGAACGGTTCCTCGACGACGCCCGTAAGGCCGGCCTGCTGAAGGCCTGA
- the dnaE gene encoding DNA polymerase III subunit alpha, with protein MFTHLHTHTEYSLLDGMSKIGPLMDRVKALGQVAIAMTDHGALYGAIDFYREATARGIKPIIGVEAYVAPGSRFSREKSESSPYHLVLLARNLAGYKNLIALVTKANLEGYYYKPRIDRELIEKHCEGLTVLSGCPSSEFHRRVQEGDREGAIAVAKYYREVFDGHYYLEVQDHGDEKFTRLNPVIADIGRELGIPVVATNDSHYTFPEDAEAHDILLCIGTNATVDQRDRYRFDGHGYYLKSEEEMLRLFPENPEFITNTMLVADECDLELKFDRQLLPEPPVPPGRTSDDYLAELCFRGLRERFEVVTPELEERLRYELDVLRQTGFTDYMFVVKEIADYARKSGIRMGVRGSAAASLVLYVLKVTDIDPVANRLVFERFLNIERREMPDVDFDFADDRRDEMIRFAYERYGRDRVAQIITFGTLGAKAAIRDVGRALGLSYAETDRVARLVPDVLHITLPEALEQSPELREAYEGDPKVRRLVDTAKRLEGVARHASTHAAGVVISRDPLIEHVPLQRPTRGDEDSIPMTQFAMEQVAKIGLLKMDFLGLSNLTILQRATDLIRETTGEAIDLVRLRDGDPKTMEMLGKGETFGVFQLESAGMRRYIQELQPTNIADLCAMVALYRPGPMQHIPRYIDGKHGRVPITYPHPDLADILDETYGVIVYQDQVLLIARKFAGYTLGQADIMRKAMGKKKAEIMAEERGRFIAGAVAKGYREEDARAVFDLIEPFAGYAFNKAHSWCYGHIAYQTAYLKANYPVQYMTALLQLAKNAPDTHARIAAAVAECSKLGIEVLPPDVNASQDNFSVERRPDGSMAIRFGLGVIKNVGSAAVEGIIAAREQGGPYRDIEDFCRRADLSSANSRVLEHLAKAGAFDMLGGPPGPYNRATLAAHAERLIGLAKRERELRESGQATMFDLFGSQVETPLPALDLEPVPQKREDLLAWEKELLGVYVSDHPFKSVAPEVARYTTHSLADLGPELAGQTVTIAGMLTRVQARFTRDGRKFYLAELEDLSGTAELTVWSDTIELTGEEAWAEGRVLVCSVEVRDRGDRGVSYSVRKAAPFDPESGTAAGFAANQWQVEAAPRRAAPAPAAEQTATRGNGQGPARPQANGSGGNGNGGYRAAGPTAEASRPGVTPPVEGEAVRLAITLIETDDVLTDEALLKAVVELLKRHPGRDEVRVVIRDTAGEETEFDFPRANATEELARSLRNLVGNRGTVRLTGGAKVAGAA; from the coding sequence ATGTTTACCCATCTGCACACCCACACCGAATACTCGCTGCTCGACGGCATGAGCAAGATCGGGCCGCTCATGGACCGGGTGAAGGCGCTCGGGCAGGTGGCCATCGCCATGACCGACCACGGCGCCCTCTACGGCGCCATCGACTTCTACCGGGAGGCCACGGCCCGCGGCATCAAACCGATTATCGGCGTCGAGGCCTACGTCGCGCCCGGCAGCCGCTTCAGCCGGGAGAAAAGCGAGAGCTCGCCCTACCACCTCGTCCTGCTGGCCCGGAACCTGGCCGGCTACAAGAACCTGATCGCGCTCGTCACGAAGGCGAACCTCGAGGGCTACTACTACAAGCCGCGCATCGACCGGGAGCTGATCGAGAAGCACTGCGAGGGGCTGACCGTCCTCTCCGGCTGTCCCTCCTCCGAGTTCCACCGTCGGGTGCAGGAGGGCGACCGGGAGGGGGCCATCGCCGTCGCGAAGTACTACCGCGAGGTGTTCGACGGCCATTACTACCTTGAAGTGCAGGACCACGGCGACGAGAAGTTCACCCGCCTCAACCCGGTCATCGCCGACATCGGCCGCGAGCTCGGCATCCCTGTGGTGGCCACGAACGACAGCCACTACACCTTCCCGGAGGACGCCGAGGCCCACGACATCCTCCTCTGCATCGGCACCAACGCCACAGTCGACCAGCGCGATCGGTACCGGTTCGACGGCCACGGCTACTACCTGAAGAGCGAGGAGGAGATGCTCCGGCTCTTCCCCGAGAACCCGGAGTTCATCACCAACACGATGCTCGTGGCCGACGAGTGCGACCTCGAGCTGAAGTTCGACCGGCAGCTCCTCCCCGAGCCGCCGGTGCCGCCCGGCCGCACGAGCGACGACTACCTCGCCGAGCTCTGCTTCCGCGGGCTGCGCGAGCGGTTCGAGGTCGTCACCCCGGAGCTCGAGGAGCGGCTCCGCTACGAGCTCGATGTCCTCCGCCAGACCGGCTTCACCGACTACATGTTCGTGGTGAAGGAGATCGCCGATTACGCCCGGAAGTCGGGCATCCGGATGGGCGTCCGCGGCTCGGCGGCGGCCTCCCTCGTGCTCTACGTGCTGAAGGTCACGGATATCGACCCGGTGGCGAACCGGCTCGTCTTCGAGCGGTTCCTCAACATCGAGCGGCGCGAGATGCCGGACGTGGACTTCGACTTCGCCGACGACCGGCGCGACGAGATGATCCGGTTCGCCTATGAGCGGTACGGGCGCGACCGGGTGGCCCAGATCATCACCTTCGGAACGCTCGGCGCGAAGGCCGCAATCCGCGACGTGGGCCGCGCGCTCGGCCTCTCCTACGCCGAGACCGACCGGGTGGCCCGGCTCGTGCCCGATGTGCTCCACATCACCCTGCCGGAGGCCCTCGAACAGTCGCCCGAGCTGCGCGAGGCCTACGAGGGCGACCCGAAGGTGCGCCGCCTTGTCGATACCGCGAAGCGGCTGGAGGGCGTGGCCCGGCACGCGAGCACCCACGCGGCCGGTGTGGTCATCTCCCGCGACCCGCTCATCGAGCACGTACCGCTCCAGCGCCCTACCCGCGGCGACGAGGACAGCATCCCGATGACCCAGTTCGCCATGGAGCAGGTGGCGAAGATCGGGCTGCTGAAGATGGACTTCCTCGGCCTCTCGAACCTCACCATCCTCCAGCGGGCCACCGACCTCATCCGCGAAACGACCGGCGAGGCGATCGACCTCGTCCGCCTCCGCGACGGCGACCCGAAGACGATGGAGATGCTCGGCAAGGGCGAAACGTTCGGGGTGTTCCAGCTGGAATCGGCCGGGATGCGGCGGTACATCCAGGAGCTGCAGCCCACAAACATCGCCGACCTCTGCGCGATGGTCGCCCTCTACCGGCCAGGCCCGATGCAGCACATCCCGCGCTACATCGACGGCAAGCACGGGCGCGTGCCGATCACCTACCCGCACCCCGACCTGGCCGACATCCTCGACGAGACGTACGGCGTCATCGTCTACCAGGACCAGGTGCTCCTCATCGCCCGGAAGTTCGCCGGCTACACCCTCGGCCAGGCCGACATCATGCGGAAGGCGATGGGCAAGAAGAAGGCCGAGATCATGGCCGAGGAGCGCGGCCGGTTCATCGCCGGGGCCGTCGCCAAGGGGTACCGCGAGGAGGATGCCCGGGCCGTCTTCGACCTGATCGAGCCGTTCGCCGGCTACGCCTTCAACAAGGCGCACAGCTGGTGCTACGGCCACATCGCCTACCAGACGGCCTACCTGAAGGCGAACTACCCGGTCCAGTACATGACGGCGCTCCTCCAGCTGGCGAAGAACGCGCCCGATACCCACGCCCGCATCGCCGCGGCCGTGGCCGAGTGCTCGAAGCTCGGCATCGAGGTGCTCCCGCCCGATGTGAACGCCAGCCAGGACAACTTCTCGGTGGAGCGCCGCCCGGATGGTTCGATGGCGATCCGGTTCGGGCTCGGCGTCATCAAGAACGTCGGCTCGGCGGCCGTGGAGGGCATCATCGCGGCCAGGGAGCAGGGCGGCCCCTACCGCGACATCGAGGACTTCTGCCGCCGGGCCGACCTTTCCTCGGCGAACTCCCGCGTCCTCGAACACCTCGCGAAGGCCGGCGCCTTCGACATGCTCGGCGGGCCGCCGGGCCCCTACAACCGCGCGACGCTGGCCGCCCACGCCGAGCGGCTCATCGGCCTCGCGAAGCGCGAGCGCGAACTGCGCGAATCCGGCCAGGCGACGATGTTCGACCTCTTCGGCAGCCAGGTCGAGACGCCGCTCCCGGCGCTCGACCTCGAGCCGGTGCCCCAGAAGCGGGAGGACCTCCTGGCCTGGGAGAAGGAGCTGCTCGGGGTCTACGTCTCCGACCACCCGTTCAAGTCGGTCGCCCCGGAGGTGGCCCGCTACACCACCCACAGCCTGGCCGACCTCGGACCGGAGCTGGCCGGGCAGACGGTGACCATCGCCGGGATGCTGACGCGCGTGCAGGCCCGCTTCACCCGGGACGGCCGGAAGTTCTACCTCGCCGAGCTGGAGGACCTCTCGGGCACGGCCGAGCTGACGGTCTGGAGCGACACCATCGAGCTGACCGGCGAGGAGGCCTGGGCCGAGGGGCGCGTCCTCGTCTGTTCGGTCGAGGTGCGCGACCGGGGCGACCGCGGTGTGAGCTACTCAGTCCGCAAGGCCGCCCCGTTCGACCCCGAGTCGGGGACGGCGGCCGGGTTCGCGGCGAACCAGTGGCAGGTGGAGGCCGCGCCCCGGCGCGCCGCTCCTGCCCCCGCGGCCGAGCAGACCGCCACGCGCGGGAACGGGCAGGGGCCGGCGCGCCCCCAGGCGAACGGCAGCGGGGGGAACGGGAACGGCGGCTACCGTGCCGCCGGCCCCACAGCCGAAGCGAGCCGCCCGGGGGTGACGCCCCCGGTCGAAGGCGAAGCCGTCCGCCTCGCGATCACGCTCATCGAGACCGACGACGTGCTCACCGACGAGGCGCTGCTCAAGGCGGTGGTGGAGCTGCTCAAGCGGCACCCGGGCAGGGATGAGGTGCGCGTCGTAATCCGCGACACGGCGGGGGAGGAGACGGAGTTCGACTTCCCGCGGGCGAACGCCACCGAAGAGCTGGCCCGGAGCCTGCGCAACCTGGTGGGGAACCGGGGCACGGTCCGCCTCACTGGCGGCGCGAAGGTGGCCGGGGCGGCGTAA
- a CDS encoding restriction system modified-DNA reader domain-containing protein, producing the protein MTEPPAEFLNHVQSLPTYASQNLSEADTRVYLIDPVLRLLGYTTVGDLRREVPVPATREFIDYELYAGGKAQAILEAKAVRLPVTDAAAAQCVQYASILGVRWCLVTNGVTWAIYNAHAAGALPEKRVATVRLDGSEDEVLEAWEVLRLFSRESLASANPLSRLLAERVVADELSNPDSQAVQALRRAVRSRFGERISGQAVVEIIDKLMGRTRRSPAAANGPGAEAKAAGSPAPEGSGSAAAPAPPAAAEPGGAQAAKRKVNFPLKPDGSRVTIADLVGAGLLRVGDRLTIQIGSSFGEGFVRPDGIQVNGQAYTNPSIAARAVRDTAANGWGYWMCGDRTLADIRAEYLRRLTGGA; encoded by the coding sequence ATGACCGAGCCGCCCGCCGAATTCCTTAATCACGTCCAGTCGCTTCCCACCTACGCGTCGCAAAACCTGAGCGAGGCGGACACCCGGGTCTACCTGATCGACCCGGTGCTCCGCCTTCTCGGCTACACGACGGTGGGCGACCTCCGCCGAGAAGTCCCCGTCCCGGCCACGCGTGAGTTCATCGACTACGAGCTGTACGCCGGGGGCAAGGCCCAGGCGATCCTCGAGGCGAAGGCGGTGCGCCTTCCGGTCACAGACGCAGCCGCTGCACAGTGCGTCCAGTACGCCTCGATCCTCGGCGTCCGCTGGTGCCTTGTGACGAACGGCGTGACGTGGGCCATCTACAACGCCCACGCCGCGGGCGCCCTGCCGGAGAAGCGCGTTGCGACGGTGCGGCTCGACGGCTCCGAGGACGAGGTACTGGAGGCGTGGGAGGTGCTCCGGCTATTCAGTCGCGAGTCGCTGGCCAGCGCAAATCCGCTGAGCCGGCTGCTCGCGGAGCGCGTCGTGGCCGATGAACTGTCCAATCCTGACTCCCAGGCCGTCCAGGCGCTCCGCCGGGCAGTCCGGTCCCGGTTCGGCGAGCGGATCTCCGGCCAGGCTGTGGTCGAAATCATCGACAAGCTGATGGGGCGAACCCGCCGGAGCCCTGCCGCGGCCAATGGACCTGGCGCCGAGGCGAAGGCAGCCGGGTCTCCCGCGCCGGAGGGCTCCGGTTCCGCTGCGGCGCCCGCACCGCCGGCGGCCGCGGAACCTGGCGGCGCCCAGGCTGCGAAGCGGAAGGTTAACTTCCCGCTCAAGCCCGACGGCTCACGGGTCACCATCGCCGACCTGGTCGGCGCCGGGCTCCTCAGGGTCGGTGACCGCCTCACGATCCAGATCGGTTCCAGCTTTGGCGAAGGTTTCGTCCGCCCGGACGGGATCCAGGTGAACGGGCAGGCGTATACGAATCCCTCAATCGCGGCCCGGGCCGTGCGCGACACAGCGGCCAACGGCTGGGGCTACTGGATGTGCGGTGACAGGACCCTTGCGGATATTCGCGCGGAGTACCTCCGCCGCCTCACCGGGGGAGCATAG